The sequence CGCGTGAGGCGATCACGGGCGCGCCCACGCGCGCGTTGGTGGTGAAGCGCGCGGCGGACACGGTGTCAGCGGAGTCCGAGACGAGCACACCGACATCGAGGCCGGCGGGCTTGAGCCCGGCAGCCACCCCGGCGGCGCGGAAGCCGGCGGGCAGCCCGTTCGGCTCGAGCTCCCGCACGTGAGGGGGCTGTTCGACCCAGCGCGAGCGGAAGAAGGTCACAGGAGCCCCGCCGTCTCGTCGAGGCCCAGCATCAGGTTCAGGTCCTGAACGGCCTGCCCGGCCGCGCCCTTCCAGAGGTTGTCGATCGCGGCGAACACGAGCACCCGACCCGTCGCGGGCTCGACGGTCGCGTGGATCCGGCACATGTTCGTGTCGCGCACGTCGCGCACTCCCGGCGGCGAATCGGCCAGCTCCACGAACGGCTCGTGGCCGTACTCGTCCTCGAACAGACCGCGCACCTGCTCGGCGGTCATGCCGTTGTCCGTGCTCACGTAGCAGCTCGCGAGCAGGCCCTGGTCGAGCGGCACCAGATGCGGAGTGAAGGTGATCGGCGCGTGCTCCCCCAGTTCCTGCTCGAGCTCGGCGCGGTGCCGGTGGCCCTCGACCTTGTAGGCGTTCACGTTCTCGTCCACCGACACGAAGTGCGTCGTGCCCGTGGCCTCCCGGCCCGCGCCGGACACGCCGGACTTCGCGTCCACGATCGCGTCGCGCATCAGCTCGCGAAGCGGATGGAGCGCGAGGATCGCAGCCGTGGGATAGCAGCCGGGCGCGGCCACGAGCTCGGCCTCCCGGATCGCGTCGCGGTGCAGCTCGGTGAGCCCGTACACCGCCTCCTCGAGCAGCTCCGGCGCACCGTGCGGCTGGTAGTAGCTCTCGTAGCGGCCCTGCTCGAGGCGGAAGTCCGCCGACAGGTCCACCACCTTCACACCGCGCTCGCGCAGCGCCTTCACCGCGGGAGCAGAGGCGCCGTGCGGGTATGCCACGAGCGCGGCGTCGGCCGCCTCGGCCACCGCGTCGGCGTCGAACTCGTGCATCTCGAGCGACACCCGGTAGCGCGGGTAGAGCTCGTCATGGCGCCTGCCGGCGTCGCTGCGCGCGGTGACGTGCGTGAGCTCGAGCTCGGGGTGGCGCTGCACGATCGCGGCGCACAGCGCGCCGGCGAAGCCCGCCGCTCCACATACCGCGACCCTAGCCACGAAGCCGGCCTCCCAGCTCCCCGAGCTCGCGCTCGATCGCCTCCCGGCGCTCAGCCACCTCCTCGTCCGTGAGGGTGCGATCGGGTGCGCGGAACTCGAGCCGCAGCGCCAGCGACTTCTTGCCCTCGCCAACCTGCTCGCCGCGATACTCGTCGAACAGCGTCACGCGCTCGAGCAGGTCCCCGCCCGCCTCCGCCACCGTCGCGTGGACCACTCCAGCGAGCACGTCGTCGTCAACCACCACGGCGATGTCCTGGATCACGGCCGGGAACGGCGAGATCGGCTCGTACTGGCGCGCGTCTGGCACGATCTCCGCGAGCAGGTCGAAGTCGATCTCGAACGCCGTGCAGGTGCCGCTCAGATCCCACTCGGCCAGCACCATCGGATGCAGCTCGCCGATCCAGCCGAGCTTGCGCTCGTCGCCCGCG is a genomic window of Thermoleophilaceae bacterium containing:
- the argC gene encoding N-acetyl-gamma-glutamyl-phosphate reductase; its protein translation is MARVAVCGAAGFAGALCAAIVQRHPELELTHVTARSDAGRRHDELYPRYRVSLEMHEFDADAVAEAADAALVAYPHGASAPAVKALRERGVKVVDLSADFRLEQGRYESYYQPHGAPELLEEAVYGLTELHRDAIREAELVAAPGCYPTAAILALHPLRELMRDAIVDAKSGVSGAGREATGTTHFVSVDENVNAYKVEGHRHRAELEQELGEHAPITFTPHLVPLDQGLLASCYVSTDNGMTAEQVRGLFEDEYGHEPFVELADSPPGVRDVRDTNMCRIHATVEPATGRVLVFAAIDNLWKGAAGQAVQDLNLMLGLDETAGLL